TACAGGAGCCACGGGTCAAACAGGTGAAACGGGGGTAGCTGGAGCTACAGGAGCCACAGGAGCCACAGGAGCCACAGGAGCCACAGGCCAAACAGGCGAAACGGGGGTAGCTGGAGCCACAGGAGCCACGGGTCAAACAGGTGAAACGGGGATAGCTGGAGCTACAGGAGCGACGGGTCAAACAGGTGAAACGGGGATAGCTGGAGCTCCAGGAGCTACGGGCCAAACAGGCGAAACGGGGATAGCTGGAGCCACAGGAGTGACGGGTCAAACAGGCGAAACGGGGGTAGCTGGAGCTACAGGAGCCACGGGTCAAACAGGTGAAACGGGGATAGCTGGAGCTACAGGAGCTACGGGCCAAACAGGCGAAACGGGGGTAGCTGGGGTTACAGGAGCCACAGGAGCCACAGGCCAAACAGGTGAAACGGGGATAGCTGGAGCTACAGGAGCCACAGGCCAAACAGGTGAAACGGGGATAGCTGGAGCCACAGGAGCCACGGGTCAAACAGGTGAAACGGGGATAGCTGGAGCTACAGGAGCTACGGGCCAAACAGGCGAAACGGGGGTAGCTGGGGTTACAGGAGCCACAGGAGCCACAGGCCAAACAGGTGAAACGGGGATAGCTGGAGCTACAGGAGCCACGGGTCAAACAGGTGAAACGGGGGTAGCTGGAGCTACAGGAGCAACGGGTCAAACAGGTGAAACGGGGATAGCTGGAGCTACGGGCCAAACAGGCGAAACTGGGGTAGCTGGGGTTACAGGAGCCACAGGCCAAACAGGTGAAACGGGGATAGCTGGATCTACAGGAGCTACAGGATCTACAGGAGCTACGGGTCAAACAGGCGAAACGGGGATAGCTGGGGCTACAGGAGCCACGGGTCAAACAGGTGAAACGGGGGTAGCTGGAGCTACAGGAACCACGGGTCAAACAGGTGAAACGGGGGTAGCTGGAGCTACAGGAGCCACGGGTCAAACAGGCGAAACGGGGATAGCTGGAGCTACAGGAGCTACGGGCCAAACAGGCGAAACGGGGATAGCTGGAGCCACAGGAGCTACGGGTCAAACAGGTGAAACGGGGGTAGCTGGAGCTACAGGAGTCACAGGCCAAACAGGCGAAACTGGGGTAGCTGGAGCTACAGGAGCCACAGGCCAAACAGGCGAAACGGGGATAGCTGGAGCTACAGGAGCTACGGGTCAAACAGGTGAAACGGGGGTAGCTGGAGCTACAGGAGCCACGGGTCAAACAGGTGAAACGGGGGTAGCTGGAGCTACAGGAGCGACGGGTCAAACAGGTGAAACGGGGGTAGCTGGAGCTACAGGAGCGACGGGTCAAACAGGTGAAACGGGGGTAGCTGGAGCTACAGGAGCCACGGGTCAAACAGGCGAAACGGGGATAGCTGGAGCTACAGGAGCTACGGGTCAAACAGGCGAAGCGGGTGTAACTGGAGTTACAGGAGCCACAGGCCAAACAGGCGAAGCGGGTGTAACTGGAGTTACAGGAGCCACAGGAGCCACAGGCCAAACAGGCGAAGCGGGTGTAACTGGAGTTACCGGAGCCACAGGAGCCACGGGTCAAACAGGCGAAGCGGGTGTAACTGGAGTTACAGGAGCCACAGGTCAAACAGGCGAAGCAGGTGTAACTGGAGTTACCGGAGCCACGGGTCAAACAGGCGAAACGGGTGTAACTGGAGTTACAGGAGCCACGGGTCAAACAGGTGAAACGGGGATAGCTGGGGCTTCAGGAGTTACGGGTCAAACAGGAGCTACGGGAGTAACTGGAGCTACAGGAGCCACGGGTCAAACAGGTGAAACGGGGATAACTGGGGTTACAGGAGCTACGGGAACAGCAGGGACAACAGGAGCCACAGGCGCAACGGGGGCTACCGGAACAGCAGGGACAGCAGGAGCCACCGGCGCAACGGGAGCTACCGGAACAGCAGGAGCCACGGGTCCAACGGGGGCTACCGGAACAGCAGGGACAGCAGGAGCCACCGGCGCAACGGGAGCTACCGGAACAGCAGGGACAGCAGGAGCCACCGGCGCAACGGGAGCTACCGGAACAGCAGGAGCCATGGGTCCAACGGGGGCTACCGGAACAGCAGGGACAGCAGGAGCCACCGGCGCAACGGGAGCTACCGGAACAGCAGGGACAGCAGGAGCCACCGGCGCAACGGGAGCTACCGGAACAGCAGGGACAGCAGGAGCCACCGGCCCAACGGGGGCTACCGGAACAGCAGGTACAGCAGGAGCCACCGGTCCAACGGGAGCTACTGGAACAGCAGGAGCCACCGGCCCAACGGGAGCTACCGGAACAGCAGGAACAGCAGGAGCTACCGGTCCAACGGGAGCTACCGGAACAGCAGGAACAGCAGGAGCTACCGGCCCAACGGGGGCTACTGGAGCAACCGGCGCAACAGGTTCTCTCCAACAATTCCATGTATCCCAGAACACTCCAAATACTGTAGGAAGTTCGGCCATCCCGTTGACTACTGTTGCAACAACGCTTAAAACGATCACAATGACAGGAGTGGCAGCTGGTAACGCTGTTTGGTTAACGGGGATCGTCGGCTGGCAATCTACCGCGGGGACTACGAGCGTCCAACTGCAAATTTTACGTGGAACTACTATAATCTTTAGCATTAATCATCATTCAGCTGGAAATAACACATTTGAAGCAACGAGTGTAAACCACGTTGATTTAACGCCTGGAACGGGGAACGTCACGTATTCATTAGTCGCACTAACGAATGACGGGACTGCCAATGCTATCGGTGCTATCACTTTAACGGGAGCTTTGCTAGCTACCACATAGCACTGATAACGGAGGTACCGAAGAATATTAGCTTGTTAATTTCAAAAAAGAAACGGGGCCGATTGATGAGGTCCCGTTTCTCTTATTAATTTTGCGAAATTATAGATAAACAATGTTGTAAGTAGGCTTCGTAACGCCGTTCGCGTACTGTTTCATGTCCACTAACTCGAGTTTGAGACGTGGCTTCGCACTTCCAAATAGCGGGACACCTTCACCGACCATCACCGGATTCACTTTCAGCACTAATTGATCAATCAGTTGATGTGCCAGTAACGCTCCCGCCAATTCACCGCCCCCACATAGCCATAGCTTGCCGTTTTCTTGCTGTTTGAGATTCTTGATAAATTCGATGGCATCGCCTTTGACCAGCTCGACTTCTGCATTGGATTCAAACTGCATGGAGTTTGAGAAAATATAATGCTTGATTCCCTTATAGCCTGGTTCGCCTGGCTTGGCACCAAATTTGAACCCAAACTCGTAGGTCTTGGCGCCCATCAGCACAGCGTCATATTCCTGAATTTCAGATAAAAAGTCGGGTACATGTTCTCCCTCAAATAAAAAGAGTGTGCTGTCGATATTTCCGTCCATCATGGCTTGATCGGCAATGAAATTGTCTAACGATACGGCAACATGATAAATTAATGAGGCCATTTGGAAATCCCTCCTTT
The window above is part of the Brevibacillus brevis NBRC 100599 genome. Proteins encoded here:
- a CDS encoding beta strand repeat-containing protein is translated as MPLIFPPQGCPAIFPGPTLDPPDPPDPPGVTGATGATGPTGATGATGATGPTGVTGANGAAGGDTGATGATGQTGETGVAGATGATGATGATGATGQTGETGVAGATGATGQTGETGIAGATGATGQTGETGIAGAPGATGQTGETGIAGATGVTGQTGETGVAGATGATGQTGETGIAGATGATGQTGETGVAGVTGATGATGQTGETGIAGATGATGQTGETGIAGATGATGQTGETGIAGATGATGQTGETGVAGVTGATGATGQTGETGIAGATGATGQTGETGVAGATGATGQTGETGIAGATGQTGETGVAGVTGATGQTGETGIAGSTGATGSTGATGQTGETGIAGATGATGQTGETGVAGATGTTGQTGETGVAGATGATGQTGETGIAGATGATGQTGETGIAGATGATGQTGETGVAGATGVTGQTGETGVAGATGATGQTGETGIAGATGATGQTGETGVAGATGATGQTGETGVAGATGATGQTGETGVAGATGATGQTGETGVAGATGATGQTGETGIAGATGATGQTGEAGVTGVTGATGQTGEAGVTGVTGATGATGQTGEAGVTGVTGATGATGQTGEAGVTGVTGATGQTGEAGVTGVTGATGQTGETGVTGVTGATGQTGETGIAGASGVTGQTGATGVTGATGATGQTGETGITGVTGATGTAGTTGATGATGATGTAGTAGATGATGATGTAGATGPTGATGTAGTAGATGATGATGTAGTAGATGATGATGTAGAMGPTGATGTAGTAGATGATGATGTAGTAGATGATGATGTAGTAGATGPTGATGTAGTAGATGPTGATGTAGATGPTGATGTAGTAGATGPTGATGTAGTAGATGPTGATGATGATGSLQQFHVSQNTPNTVGSSAIPLTTVATTLKTITMTGVAAGNAVWLTGIVGWQSTAGTTSVQLQILRGTTIIFSINHHSAGNNTFEATSVNHVDLTPGTGNVTYSLVALTNDGTANAIGAITLTGALLATT
- a CDS encoding dihydrofolate reductase family protein; translation: MASLIYHVAVSLDNFIADQAMMDGNIDSTLFLFEGEHVPDFLSEIQEYDAVLMGAKTYEFGFKFGAKPGEPGYKGIKHYIFSNSMQFESNAEVELVKGDAIEFIKNLKQQENGKLWLCGGGELAGALLAHQLIDQLVLKVNPVMVGEGVPLFGSAKPRLKLELVDMKQYANGVTKPTYNIVYL